A stretch of Brassica napus cultivar Da-Ae chromosome C6, Da-Ae, whole genome shotgun sequence DNA encodes these proteins:
- the LOC106406936 gene encoding probable proteasome inhibitor, with the protein MANSDTVMLVIRSSRPQFRHNCDKIAFVVHASFIASGYKLVATGRPAFAEDALSSSPSQGEVGIEGWNEFEEYAFVYAKKGSKKILVKCLAIDDKLLVDAIAEGGKEEPAHLEIEVGNYVAESREEGDYDAEFKNLGKLVTDLQNQILYKVAEGLKPVPPRTQSSSETNEERESGYYVRRPVPLGPQIHPSGVVVPPIPGPGYSDLIPGPGAGVYPVRGGFGDGSMLVGPNDPRMFPGVGDHQPGFMGPPQPGVPPPGARYDPIGPGFEPGRLGRQPPRRPGDIHPDLEHFPRGFGSDYI; encoded by the exons ATGGCGAATTCAGATACGGTGATGCTCGTGATCAGATCCTCTCGGCCACAGTTTCGCCACAACTGTGACAAGATCGCCTTCGTAGTTCACGCTTCCTTCATCGCCTCCGGTTACAAGCTCGTTGCCACTGGAAGGCCGGCGTTCGCCGAAGACGCACTTTCTTCCTCTCCTTCCCAAG GCGAGGTTGGGATCGAGGGGTGGAACGAGTTCGAGGAGTACGCGTTTGTGTATGCGAAGAAAGGATCGAAGAAGATTCTGGTCAAGTGTTTGGCGATAGATGATAAGCTTCTTGTTGATGCTATAGCTGAAGGTGGAAAAGAAGAGCCTGCTCATCTCGAGATTGA agtTGGGAACTATGTTGCTGAGTCGAGAGAGGAAGGAGACTACGATGCAGAGTTTAAGAATCTGGGGAAGTTAGTCACTGATTTGCAGAATCAGATTCTGTACAAGGTTGCTGAAGGCCTTAAACCTGTTCCTCCTAGGACCCAGTCCAG TTCGGAGACAAATGAAGAGCGTGAGTCTGGATATTACGTTAGAAGGCCTGTTCCGTTAGGTCCTCAGATTCACCCATCAGG GGTGGTAGTTCCTCCGATCCCAGGCCCAGGTTACAGCGATCTCATCCCTGGCCCAGGTGCTGGAGTATACCCGGTCAGGGGTGGTTTTGGCGATGGAAGCATGCTTGTAGGACCGAACGATCCTCGCATGTTCCCTGGAGTTGGTGATCATCAACCTGGCTTCATGGGACCACCACAACC GGGTGTTCCACCTCCTGGTGCTCGTTATGATCCTATCGGCCCAGGTTTTGAGCCAGGCCGCTTAGGAAG GCAACCTCCAAGGAGGCCAGgagatattcatcctgatcttgAGCATTTTCCCCGCGGTTTTGGTTCAGATTATATATAG